The following coding sequences lie in one Terriglobales bacterium genomic window:
- a CDS encoding carboxypeptidase-like regulatory domain-containing protein → MKASRLFGPVAVIALFVSLGLAQESNSGAIIGVVRDPTGAVVAGATINARNTATNVVREAVSNGDGLYAISGLAPGEYELSARQARFATLTTKVQLAVGQRLNWDVPLRIEAKTDTITVTGEAV, encoded by the coding sequence ATGAAGGCTTCTCGGCTCTTCGGCCCCGTTGCAGTCATCGCCCTCTTCGTCTCCCTCGGTTTGGCGCAGGAGTCGAATAGCGGCGCGATCATCGGCGTGGTGAGAGACCCCACCGGCGCCGTCGTCGCAGGAGCCACGATCAACGCGCGCAATACCGCGACCAACGTGGTGCGCGAGGCGGTCTCGAATGGCGACGGCCTCTACGCCATCTCCGGGCTGGCGCCGGGCGAGTACGAGCTGAGCGCGCGCCAGGCCAGGTTTGCGACGCTCACCACGAAGGTGCAGCTCGCGGTCGGCCAGCGCCTGAACTGGGACGTTCCGCTGCGGATCGAAGCAAAGACCGACACCATCACGGTGACAGGCGAGGCCGT